A window from Neoarius graeffei isolate fNeoGra1 chromosome 14, fNeoGra1.pri, whole genome shotgun sequence encodes these proteins:
- the prr12a gene encoding proline-rich protein 12 isoform X2 has protein sequence MDRNYPGAGFGDLGAGAGWSYERSAKASLVYGSSRSSHPESELLHRQAYATPHPLQGYATNHHPGSSGQGGAWGAAGRSLGLSGLFDAGLHHASPSGPDPSVMNLISALESRGPQPPPSASSLLSQFRTPSWQTAMHTPAPAELFISGALPGSGSFPSSSALSAYQHPASFSGRSFPGVTPSLSLQDTPTFSPTSNGLLSPHDPLLHIKTPSQSSLGFDRLLSSQGAAAAYRGSHDPSGGSGVTSAQASSAASASARHLQSHQFNLLSSQLQDQSSQLYSASVFSSAPAPPQPASQERTVPRQDSVIKHYQRPSPAQAPSSTPHPLQHYLSCGVSGYQQAPHPRHAGLSCSPLGEHSPSSDHKPSPRTEPYRPIIQPSYGSSSSSSSGGPGKAAKSSSSSGYSSSGSGSSSRTPHTPPSASSASSSSSSSSSSASASARQSNSIPSSTSASASSRQQPPTQSVPPPQTHSQPAPSTNSSQQTLPKACLSGYGSPVAPVKSSNSLTGQTPPQQQPQSFSPSQPPSHLSQSYAGFSSPQTHDLPSARTSGVAKGYGNLGSQSYSAESVYGTDSGYASLPPSLGGAGSPSMGYAASGHSPALLRSGASGGTAGGSSNGGSTSAGGGNNVAGGGGSYHIPDSSPSPSGNSGIIRPGLHSPAPSRPAQSPVGTGSNKYLSSVLSPSFLPSPQGYPDTRGPRSQSYHPSAPPKTKSDTSLLGVTESRPQQDDDDDDFLIQHLLQAQSPTPQASHHHPPQSHHSSQSTQQPPVLPTQDGNKGLSYEMGKSSEERYHLQSVIRTHSATSNAAVSGTGNGAGLDSQLEISLKKQHQQQHQTQHQQQQQQHKHQQQQQKSSRSVTDGGVRGNPDQAHSHSHHHHDSMGSVVHYGRGDPYSQHSISQHPSSHHQHTPHTPTHSHLHSHSHMDLQKKPQEAADMAYIRKTPDLQQHHHQQQSGHHPSHQQQHQQQHQSQSQTLMESPTDQSRQPPHLLQSVLSHTTRSKIDTQQQQHPTSQQALIEAAGGVTAAETHSQPQASQLQLQLQTQALEAASHYSHGSQQQDQNHPKSTTVSSLDMLERSLSRTSSQEGGMVDDRAGNDGGRGNSGAGTGGSVERHRSQDQQRLSSHPSQHHPSELHSYLSEPDLGLSTPSHGHHLSHHHHQSQQAQHPNSHHHAHPQHQTQQSHHHLTSQSATVTAQQQEQSHSSHSSQLPQAQLDQQHQGDHHFDSRGSAVKSNANQNQSHQSQRFVPLTSICFPDTLLPDEERSFFPGMEDMFCPEEYKSSCSGGTGQGQDGVSQAQTGQEGMEGIKSTAEGGGDDTGTSYDMLGHPGDQDYGQYCHDLSEPDNGTMHLDLDSLKTHELPSTVNTEQLGLIQSQPTSLGMGSGANVGEGSGGKMVSSGGSGSGSGGLTSPIFCSSRPKKLLKSSSFHLLKERPDPNSLPKKSYAQEYEFEDDEDKADVPADIRLNSRRLPDLIPDLVSSCRKSGGGTMSPLMGDLDFGYPSLGPPPQLLPHDGPKKRGRKPTKPKREGPPRPRGRPRIRPLPEPHHSRAMMGECGTGYIPERGRGRGRGRGRGRRDESMMDNKDQSQLYQQHMQQMHHQPQQHQEPIKPIKIKLPVGTMSSSDALLRTDSLSGTDPALSDGSVGSAPSLGLSPGTPGVPDISRPIDKNKMEEKDSEKTGFVASFLDFLKSGKRPGSSSGNGDSSPGKSGGIHPISPQPPPPPAPAASSGYGDSEGDGGLSLGGCPSPCKRLDEELKRNLETLPSFSSDEEDSVGKNQDLQKSISSAISALYDTPQLSTSSIQTSSLPPPPPPLPPTPLTPTQQPPSLSPQTPAHMHTQSSLHTHAQSIESAILSRDEQGDELEEEKMKDEDEEEEQDKRVEEEKVPEMELLSVPKVGDSPKEASQAAAPHSLPSLFPSSPASSSSPSPPPLPPLSLPSPLPELENNPSPPQKLPVQQSSPPASPLAPSLPVLSPPHPLPVASPPPSEMPTPPSPPHPQQPAPAPPSPEEPPAPQILPLHLAQKQSGAAIAGETDEDESESGGEGIFRERDEFVVRIEDIKTLKLALQTGREPPPIWRVQKALLQKFAPEIKDGQRQFCATSNYLGYFGDAKKRYQRLYVKFLENVNKKDYVRVCSRKPWHRPSVTLRRQSQSHSVPKMAPPPNNQTQPCVLRDEKDKDREKVKEKEQCDTRENNIIKVKEQQEKERLKKIKEREEKKDKEKKMPPPPAPQKAEKRAAVTEQGKKEEKRAAGVERKMERPTKQPVKVKAEPPPKKRRKWLKEVPSSSDSDSSASDDEISVRAGLNTRAMREMYRSYVEMLVSTALDPDMIQALEDTEDELYLPPMRKIDSILSEQKRKLLKRVSMNPQHQEALNTFPQITAEPLDSGAVRVKLGGECYNRKTLNRVKKSIPKPQDIKLSTEMCRLYSFYHSLHHYKYHTFLICKKETNTIEQASEDPGQEEVVQQCMANQSWLDTLFNAFLELMTLSAKA, from the exons ATGGACAGGAATTACCCGGGTGCAGGTTTCGGGGATTTGGGTGCAGGAGCCGGATGGAGCTATGAGCGATCGGCAAAAGCAAG ttTGGTGTATGGTAGTTCCAGATCTTCCCATCCAGAGTCTGAACTTCTCCACAGGCAAGCCTATGCCACTCCCCATCCCCTACAAGGTTATGCAACCAATCACCATCCGGGCAGCTCTGGACAGGGTGGGGCGTGGGGTGCGGCTGGGAGGAGTCTGG GCTTATCTGGGCTTTTTGATGCTGGGCTTCACCATGCAAGTCCCTCAGGCCCAGATCCCTCTGTGATGAACTTGATCTCAGCTCTGGAGTCCAGAGGACCACAGCCACCACCTTCtgcttcttctcttctctcccaATTCCGTACTCCATCTTGGCAGACCG CAATGCACACACCTGCCCCTGCAGAGCTTTTCATCTCTGGTGCTCTTCCTGGTTCTGGGTCATTCCCATCATCCTCTgccttatcagcctaccagcacccAGCTTCATTTTCTGGACGCTCTTTTCCTGGGGTGACCCCCTCATTGTCTTTACAGGACACTCCTACGTTCAGCCCCACCTCAAATGGCCTCTTGTCTCCCCATGATCCTTTGCTGCACATTAAGACGCCCTCTCAGTCAAGTCTGGGCTTTGATCGTCTATTGTCatctcagggtgctgctgcagccTACCGGGGGAGTCATGATCCTAGTGGTGGTAGTGGTGTTACTTCTGCTCAGGCATCCTCAGCAGCTTCAGCTTCTGCACGCCATCTTCAGTCTCACCAATTTAACCTGCTGTCCTCCCAGCTTCAGGACCAGTCCTCACAGTTATATAGTGCATCAGTGTTCTCATCTGCTCCAGCTCCACCTCAGCCAGCCTCCCAAGAGCGGACTGTACCACGACAAGACAGTGTCATTAAGCACTACCAGCGTCCCTCGCCAGCACAAGCTCCCTCCTCCACACCTCATCCCCTCCAGCATTACCTCAGTTGTGGAGTGTCTGGGTATCAGCAGGCCCCTCATCCCCGTCATGCTGGTCTCTCCTGCAGTCCATTGGGAGAGCACAGCCCTTCCTCTGACCATAAGCCTTCCCCCAGGACGGAGCCGTACCGACCCATTATCCAACCTTCTTATgggtcctcctcatcatcatcctctGGTGGGCCTGGGAAGGCAGCCAAAAGCAGTTCCAGTAGTGGTTACTCTTCCTCTGGCTCTGGGTCATCTTCCAGAACGCCCCATACGCCACCTTCTGCATCCTCTGCTTCATCATCTTcctcatcatcttcctcctcagcaTCTGCCAGTGCACGCCAATCAAACTCCATTCCAAGCTCTACTTCTGCATCCGCGTCCTCTCGGCAACAGCCACCAACCCAGTCTGTACCTCCTCCACAAACACATTCCCAGCCTGCTCCCAGTACCAACTCCTCTCAACAGACCCTTCCCAAAGCATGTCTCTCAGGCTATGGCTCTCCAGTGGCTCCAGTTAAGTCATCTAATAGTCTAACAGGCCAGACCCCACCCCAACAGCAGCCTCAATCTTTCTCTCCCAGCCAACCCCCATCACATTTATCTCAGTCATATGCGGGGTTCAGTTCTCCACAAACACATGATCTCCCTTCAGCCAGGACATCTGGAGTAGCAAAAGGATATGGGAATTTGGGAAGCCAGTCATATTCAGCAGAATCAGTATATGGGACAGATTCAGGTTATGCCTCACTGCCTCCATCACTAGGGGGAGCTGGAAGCCCCTCCATGGGCTATGCTGCCTCAGGACACTCTCCTGCACTTTTACGTTCAGGGGCAAGTGGGGGAACAGCTGGTGGAAGCAGCAATGGAGGAAGTACCAGTGCAGGAGGTGGAAATAATGTGGCTGGTGGAGGAGGGTCTTACCACATCCCTGATTCCAGCCCATCTCCGTCTGGCAACTCTGGAATCATTCGTCCAGGTCTGCATTCTCCTGCTCCTTCACGACCTGCTCAGTCACCTGTTGGAACAGGATCCAACAAATACCTGTCATCTGTTCTCTCTCCTTCCTTTTTACCCTCCCCACAAGGCTACCCAGACACCCGAGGGCCTCGATCGCAATCGTATCATCCCTCTGCACCTCCAAAAACCAAGTCTGATACAAGCCTGCTTGGTGTGACTGAGTCTCGACCACAACAGGATGATGACGATGACGATTTCCTCATCCAGCATCTACTTCAGGCTCAAAGTCCTACTCCTCAAGCATCCCATCATCATCCCCCTCAAAGTCATCATTCTTCACAGTCTACACAACAACCACCTGTCCTTCCAACCCAAGATGGAAACAAAGGTTTATCTTATGAGATGGGCAAGAGTTCAGAGGAAAGATATCATCTTCAAAGTGTTATTCGAACTCACAGTGCCACATCAAATGCTGCAGTGTCTGGAACAGGGAATGGAGCAGGCCTAGACAGTCAGTTGGAAATTTCATTAAAAAAGCAGCATCAGCAACAACATCAAACACAAcatcaacagcagcagcaacagcacaaACATCAACAACAGCAGCAGAAGAGCAGCAGATCTGTCACAGATGGAGGAGTGCGAGGGAACCCAGATCAAGCTCATTCCCATTCACATCATCACCATGACTCAATGGGCTCAGTTGTCCACTATGGTCGGGGTGATCCTTATTCCCAGCATTCTATTTCGCAACATCCATCTTCTCACCATCAGCACACTCCACACACCCCTACCCATTCTCACTTGCATTCTCATTCCCATATGGATCTTCAGAAGAAGCCCCAAGAGGCAGCAGATATGGCCTACATTCGCAAAACACCTGATCTGCAGCAGCACCACCACCAACAGCAATCAGGACATCATCCGTCTCATCAGCAACAACACCAACAGCAGCATCAGTCTCAATCTCAAACGTTAATGGAATCTCCAACAGACCAGTCTCGTCAGCCTCCTCATTTGTTACAGTCGGTGCTGTCCCACACAACCCGCAGCAAAATAGACACTCAGCAGCAGCAACACCCTACTAGCCAGCAGGCTTTAATAGAAGCAGCAGGTGGGGTTACAGCAGCAGAAACCCATTCCCAGCCTCAAGCATCTCAACTACAGCTTCAACTCCAGACCCAAGCTTTGGAAGCTGCTAGTCACTATAGCCATGGTTCTCAGCAGCAGGACCAGAACCATCCAAAATCCACCACAGTGTCTTCTCTGGACATGCTGGAACGCTCTCTTTCTCGAACTTCAAGTCAGGAAGGAGGAATGGTGGATGATAGAGCAGGAAATGATGGAGGAAGAGGAAATTCTGGAGCTGGAACTGGAGGAAGTGTTGAAAGACATAGATCACAGGATCAACAGAGACTTTCATCTCATCCTTCACAACACCATCCCTCTGAGTTGCATTCATATCTTTCTGAGCCTGACTTGGGCTTATCTACCCCTTCCCATGGGCATCACCtttcccatcaccaccaccaatcgCAACAAGCTCAACACCCtaactcccaccaccatgctcacCCTCAGCATCAAACTCAACAGAGCCATCACCACCTTACTTCTCAATCAGCCACTGTAACTGCACAGCAACAAGAGCAGTCCCATTCTTCCCATTCCTCTCAGCTTCCTCAAGCCCAGCTTGACCAGCAGCATCAAGGAGACCATCACTTTGACTCTAGGGGTTCAGCGGTGAAGTCAAATGCAAATCAGAATCAGTCCCATCAGAGCCAGAGGTTTGTTCCATTAACATCTATTTGTTTCCCAGACACTCTCCTTCCAGATGAAGAGCGTTCGTTCTTTCCTGGCATGGAGGACATGTTTTGCCCAGAAGAGTACAAGTCGAGCTGCTCTGGGGGAACAGGGCAGGGTCAAGATGGAGTTTCTCAAGCCCAGACAGGACAAGAAGGTATGGAGGGCATAAAATCAACTGCAGAAGGTGGAGGGGATGATACAGGTACAAGTTATGACATGCTTGGTCATCCTGGCGATCAAGATTATGGGCAGTATTGCCATGATCTTTCAGAGCCTGACAATGGAACCATGCACCTTGACCTTGACTCCTTGAAGACCCATGAGCTCCCTTCAACAGTCAATACAGAGCAACTGGGGCTGATCCAGTCTCAGCCAACTAGCCTTGGAATGGGAAGTGGTGCAAATGTTGGGGAAGGATCTGGTGGTAAGATGGTAAGTTCTGGAGGCTCTGGTTCTGGATCAGGAGGACTCACCTCTCCAATCTTCTGCTCATCCCGGCCCAAAAAGCTCCTGAAGTCCAGTTCTTTCCACTTGCTGAAGGAGAGACCTGATCCTAATTCCCTTCCCAAAAAGAGCTATGCACAGGAGTATGAATTTGAGGATGATGAAGATAAGGCTGATGTTCCTGCTGACATTCGACTAAATAGCCGAAGACTTCCTGATCTGATTCCTGACCTTGTATCCAGTTGTCGGAAATCTGGTGGTGGAACTATGAGTCCCCTAATGGGTGATCTGGATTTTGGATATCCATCTCTTGGTCCTCCTCCACAATTACTTCCCCATGATGGACCAAAAAAGAGAGGCAGGAAGCCCACTAAGCCCAAAAGGGAAGGTCCTCCAAGGCCTCGTGGCCGCCCACGCATACGCCCTTTGCCAGAGCCTCACCACTCCAGGGCCATGATGGGAGAATGTGGAACAGGCTATATTCCTGAGAGAGGCAGGGGTCGAGGTAGAGGCAGAGGCAGAGGCAGGCGAGATGAATCTATGATGGACAACAAAGATCAGAGTCAACTGTATCAACAACATATGCAGCAAATGCATCACCAGCCACAACAGCACCAAGAGCCAATCAAACCTATCAAG ATCAAGCTTCCTGTTGGTACTATGTCATCTTCTGATGCCCTCTTACGGACAGATTCTTTGTCTGGTACTGACCCAGCCCTCTCAGATGGTTCTGTGGGCTCTGCCCCTTCTTTGGGTCTGAGTCCAGGAACACCAGGAGTGCCTGATATCAGCAGACCTATAGACAAGAACAAG ATGGAAGAGAAAGATTCTGAGAAGACTGGCTTCGTGGCTTCTTTTTTGGACTTTCTAAAATCTGGGAAAAGGCCAGGGAGCAGCTCTGGGAATGGTGATTCATCTCCAGGAAAAAGTGGAGGTATCCATCCTATATCTCCTCAACCACCGCCTCCACCAGCACCTGCAGCATCATCTGGTTATGGGGATAGTGAAGGCGATGGGGGGCTGTCTTTGGGTGGATGCCCAAGTCCTTGCAAGCGCTTGGATGAAGAACTGAAGAGGAATCTCGAAACACTTCCGTCTTTTTCCTCAGATGAAGAAGACTCTGTGGGGAAAAACCAGGATCTCCAAAAGAGTATATCCTCGGCCATCTCTGCTCTATATGACACTCCACAGCTAAGCACCTCTTCAATACAAACTTCCTCTCTCCCTCCACCACCTCCTCCACTTCCTCCTacaccactgacaccaacacaACAGCCACCTTCCCTTAGTCCACAAACCCcagcacatatgcacacacagtcTTCTTTACATACACATGCACAGTCTATTGAATCTGCCATATTATCAAGAGATGAGCAAGGTGATGAGCTTGAGGAGGAAAAAATGAAAGATGAAGACGAAGAAGAGGAGCAAGACAAAAGAGTAGAAGAAGAAAAAGTCCCAGAAATGGAGTTGCTGAGTGTTCCAAAAGTAGGAG ACTCACCTAAAGAAGCTTCTCAAGCAGCAGCTCCCCATTCGCTTCCATCTCTCTTCCCATCATCCCCTGCATCTTCATCTTCACCCTCTCCTCCACCTCTTCCtccactctctctcccctctcccctTCCTGAACTGGAGAACAACCCATCTCCACCACAGAAACTTCCGGTTCAGCAGTCTTCGCCTCCAGCTAGCCCCCTTGCCCCCTCCTTACCTGTCCTCTCTCCACCGCatcctctgcctgtagcctctccTCCACCCTCTGAGATGCCCACACCCCCAAGCCCCCCTCACCCTCAGCAgcctgctccagctcctccatcCCCCGAAGAACCCCCAGCACCTCAAATCCTGCCATTACACCTGGCACAGAAACAGAGTGGTGCTGCCATTGCAGGAGAGACTGACGAGGATGAGAGTGAAAGTGGAGGAGAGGGTATCTTTAGGGAAAGAGATGAATTTGTGGTACGGATAGAAGACATCAAAACTCTTAAG CTGGCCCTGCAGACAGGTCGGGAGCCTCCACCCATCTGGCGTGTACAGAAAGCTCTGCTTcagaaatttgcaccagaaattAAAGATGGACAAAGACAGTTCTGTGCCACTAGCAAT TATCTTGGTTACTTTGGTGATGCTAAAAAACGGTACCAGCGGCTATATGTGAAATTCCTGGAGAATGTGAATAAGAAGGACTATGTAAGAGTTTGCTCTCGCAAGCCCTGGCACAGGCCATCTGTAACACTCAG ACGGCAGTCGCAGTCTCACTCAGTCCCAAAGATGGCTCCGCCTCCTAACAACCAGACACAGCCTTGTGTTTTGAGAGATGAGAAAGACAAAGACCGAGAAAAGGTGAAGGAGAAGGAGCAATGTGACACCAGAGAGAACAACATCATCAAGGTGAAAGAGCAGCAAGAGAAAGAACGGTTGAAGAAAATAAAGGagcgagaagaaaagaaagacaaGGAAAAGAAAATGCCACCACCTCCTGCACCCCAGAAGGCAGAGAAACGAGCAGCTGTGACAGAACAAGGGAAGAAAGAGGAGAAAAGGGCAGCAGGAGTGGAGAGGAAGATGGAACGGCCCACAAAACAGCCAGTAAAAGTGAAGGCTGAGCCTCCACCTAAGAAGAGAAGGAAGTGGCTGAAAGAAGTGCCCTCGTCGTCTGATTCCGATTCTTCTGCCAGTGATGATGAGA TTTCTGTGAGAGCAGGCCTGAATACTCGAGCTATGCGAGAGATGTACCGAAGCTATGTGGAGATGCTAGTCAGTACAGCTCTGGACCCTGACATGATTCAGGCACTGGAGGACACCGAGG ATGAATTGTACCTGCCTCCAATGCGGAAGATTGACAGTATTCTTAGTGAGCAGAAGAGGAAGCTTCTGAAGCGAGTCAGCATGAACCCCCAACACCAG GAGGCCCTAAACACTTTTCCTCAGATAACAGCAGAGCCCTTGGACTCGGGAGCTGTAAGGGTCAAACTTGGTGGGGAGTGCTATAACCGAAAAACCCTGAACCGTGTCAAGAAGAGTATCCCCAAACCACAG